A genomic window from Tolypothrix sp. PCC 7910 includes:
- a CDS encoding photosystem I assembly protein Ycf3 produces MPRTQKNDNFIDKSFTVMADIILKILPTNKKAKEAFVYYRDGMSAQAEGEYAEALDYYQEALTLEEDPNDRGYILYNMGLIYASNGDHNKALELYHQAIELNPRLPQALNNIAVIYHYQGEKAKEAGDHDGGEALFDQAADYWIRAIRMAPNNYIEAQNWLKTTGRSQVDIFF; encoded by the coding sequence ATGCCAAGAACCCAGAAAAACGATAACTTTATTGACAAATCCTTTACAGTCATGGCAGATATCATTCTCAAGATACTGCCAACTAACAAAAAAGCTAAAGAAGCGTTTGTTTATTATCGAGATGGCATGTCGGCCCAAGCAGAAGGCGAATATGCTGAAGCCTTAGACTACTATCAAGAAGCACTCACATTAGAGGAAGATCCCAACGATCGCGGCTATATCCTCTACAATATGGGCTTAATCTATGCCAGCAATGGCGACCATAACAAAGCTTTAGAGTTGTACCACCAGGCTATTGAGTTAAACCCACGCCTACCCCAAGCCTTAAACAACATCGCCGTGATTTATCATTACCAAGGCGAAAAAGCCAAAGAAGCTGGGGATCATGACGGTGGCGAAGCTTTATTTGACCAAGCTGCAGACTATTGGATTCGCGCCATTCGCATGGCTCCCAATAACTATATCGAAGCTCAGAACTGGCTGAAAACCACTGGGCGATCGCAAGTTGATATTTTCTTTTAG
- a CDS encoding SOS response-associated peptidase, with translation MCGRFTLKQTAAALAQAFELETVPDLAAQYNIAPTQMIATVLHKPESDRREFQQLRWGLIPSWSKDPSIGAKLINARAETVAEKPSFRSAFKRRRCLVLADGFFEWQKKQNKKQPFYFRLQNEKPFAFAGLWEKWQSASGEEIDSCTILTTAANELLEPIHDRMPVILAPEDYNQWLDPQLESPEVLEPLLRSYPAASMTSYPVSILVNKPQHNSPDCVVPINDNNT, from the coding sequence ATGTGTGGAAGATTTACTTTAAAGCAGACAGCCGCAGCATTAGCTCAAGCTTTTGAGTTAGAAACAGTACCCGATTTAGCAGCGCAATATAACATTGCACCTACGCAAATGATAGCAACGGTACTACATAAACCCGAAAGCGATCGGCGCGAATTTCAGCAGTTACGTTGGGGGTTAATCCCCTCATGGTCAAAAGATCCCAGCATAGGGGCCAAACTCATTAATGCTAGGGCAGAAACTGTTGCTGAAAAACCTTCTTTTCGTTCAGCGTTTAAGCGTCGGCGCTGTTTAGTGCTGGCGGATGGCTTCTTTGAATGGCAAAAAAAACAAAACAAAAAACAGCCATTTTATTTTCGTCTTCAAAATGAAAAACCCTTTGCTTTTGCTGGATTGTGGGAGAAATGGCAATCGGCTTCAGGAGAAGAAATAGACTCTTGTACCATTTTGACCACAGCAGCGAATGAATTACTCGAACCCATCCATGATCGGATGCCCGTGATTCTGGCTCCTGAAGATTACAATCAGTGGTTAGATCCCCAACTGGAAAGCCCTGAAGTACTAGAACCGCTATTACGTTCTTATCCAGCCGCGTCAATGACTAGCTACCCAGTTAGCATTTTAGTCAATAAACCTCAGCACAATAGTCCAGACTGTGTTGTGCCAATCAACGACAACAATACCTGA
- the gatC gene encoding Asp-tRNA(Asn)/Glu-tRNA(Gln) amidotransferase subunit GatC: MIDRDLVHKVALLARLELTSEEEEQFTTQLGSILDYIEQLSELDVSNVPPTTRAIDVSNVTREDELQPYPDREAILNCAPEQEGEFFKVPKILNAE; the protein is encoded by the coding sequence ATGATTGATCGCGATCTAGTCCATAAAGTAGCCCTGCTTGCTCGTTTAGAATTAACCTCAGAAGAGGAGGAGCAATTCACCACTCAACTAGGAAGTATTCTAGATTACATAGAGCAATTAAGTGAACTCGATGTCAGTAATGTACCCCCTACGACCAGGGCTATTGATGTCAGCAATGTGACACGAGAGGATGAATTACAACCCTATCCTGACCGAGAAGCCATTCTCAACTGTGCGCCTGAACAAGAAGGAGAATTTTTTAAAGTACCAAAAATTCTGAATGCTGAGTAG